The following proteins are encoded in a genomic region of Glycine max cultivar Williams 82 chromosome 18, Glycine_max_v4.0, whole genome shotgun sequence:
- the LOC102665498 gene encoding F-box/kelch-repeat protein At3g23880 — protein sequence MSDPYFIKLHLSKFAAKDDLEHLQLMKNVCLGSIPEIHMESCDVSSLFHSLQIETFLFDFENMPGYHLVGSCNGLHCGVSEIPEGYRVCFWNKATRVISRESPTLSFSLGIGRRKMFGFGYDPSSDKYKVVAIALTMLSLDVFEKTEMKVYGAGDSSWRNLKGFPVLWTLPKVDGVYLSGTLNWVVIKGKETIHSEIVIIYVDLEKETCRSLFLPDDFCFFDTNIGVFRDSLCVWQDSNTHLGLWQMRKFGDDKSWIQLINFSYLHLNIRPYEEKSMILPLCMSNNGDFFMLKFTRNADDEYQTIL from the coding sequence ATGTCAGATCCCTATTTCATCAAATTGCACCTTAGCAAATTTGCTGCGAAGGACGATTTGGAACACCTTCAACTGATGAAAAATGTCTGCCTCGGATCCATCCCTGAAATCCACATGGAATCGTGTGATGTAAGTTCGTTATTCCATTCCCTACAAATTGAAACGTTCTTGTTCGATTTCGAAAACATGCCAGGTTACCATCTGGTCGGTTCATGTAATGGGTTGCACTGTGGGGTTAGCGAAATACCAGAAGGATACCGTGTTTGTTTCTGGAACAAGGCGACAAGGGTGATATCCAGAGAATCGCCAACGCTGTCTTTTTCCCTGGGCATTGGTCGTAGAAAAATGTTTGGGTTTGGCTATGATCCGTCAAGTGACAAATACAAGGTTGTAGCAATTGCATTGACTATGCTCTCACTTGACGTATTTGAAAAGACTGAGATGAAAGTTTATGGCGCGGGTGACAGTAGTTGGAGAAACCTTAAAGGTTTTCCTGTTCTTTGGACTTTACCTAAAGTTGATGGAGTGTATCTGAGTGGAACCCTTAATTGGGTTGTTATTAAGGGAAAAGAAACCATTCATTCTGAAATCGTAATTATTTATGTTGACCTGGAGAAGGAGACTTGCAGATCACTGTTTCTTCCCGACGATTTTTGCTTTTTTGATACAAATATTGGAGTATTTAGAGACTCGCTGTGCGTTTGGCAAGATAGCAACACCCATCTTGGCTTGTGGCAGATGAGGAAGTTTGGAGATGACAAGTCTTGGattcaattaataaattttagttatttacatcTTAATATTCGTCCTTATGAAGAAAAATCGATGATTTTACCATTGTGCATGTCTAACAATGGAGACTTCTTCATGCTGAAATTCACTAGAAATGCTGATGATGAATACCAAACAATTCTGTAA
- the LOC102664312 gene encoding F-box/kelch-repeat protein At3g23880 → MPGYHLVGSCNGLHCGVSEIPEGYRVCFWNKATRVISRESPTLSFSPGIGRRTMFGFGYDPSSDKYKVVAIALTMLSLDVSQKTEMKVYSAGDSSWRNLKGFPVLWTLPKVGGVYLSGTLNWVVIKGKETIHSEIVIIFVDLEKEACRSLFLPDDFCFVDTNQF, encoded by the coding sequence ATGCCAGGTTACCATCTGGTCGGTTCATGTAATGGGTTGCACTGTGGGGTTAGCGAAATACCAGAAGGATACCGTGTTTGTTTTTGGAACAAGGCGACAAGGGTGATATCCAGAGAATCGCCAACGCTGTCTTTTTCCCCGGGCATTGGTCGTAGAACAATGTTTGGGTTTGGCTATGATCCGTCAAGTGACAAATACAAGGTTGTAGCAATTGCATTGACTATGCTTTCACTTGACGTATCTCAAAAGACTGAGATGAAAGTTTATAGCGCGGGTGACAGTAGTTGGAGAAACCTTAAAGGTTTTCCTGTTCTTTGGACTTTACCTAAAGTTGGTGGAGTGTATCTGAGTGGAACCCTTAATTGGGTTGTTATTAAGGGAAAAGAAACCATTCATTCTGAAATcgtaattatttttgttgaccTGGAGAAGGAGGCTTGCAGATCATTGTTTCTTCCCGACGATTTTTGCTTTGTTGATACCAATCAATTCTGA